A section of the Labrus bergylta chromosome 21, fLabBer1.1, whole genome shotgun sequence genome encodes:
- the mrtfab gene encoding myocardin related transcription factor Ab isoform X3 translates to MIFSPSGLSVTMATLHPQQGQELSPGSMEVAGAPGLIPSPQSEAVAHELQELSLQPPPNELPLQERKNVLQLKLLQRRTREELVSQGIMPPLKSPAAFHEQRRSLERARTEDYLKRKIRSRPERSELVRMHILEETSAEPSLQAKQLQLKRARLADDLNDKISHRPGPIELVHKNILSVTCTVHSPLAEGESSSLDEDSSDALSPDQLTNHDSPVSAVPQLSPPDTVTQNGDIPLTQFLTQRPPPPPPPPPPQVNGSDSSPFTKLTNGTTVPVTITNSRPSTGQVKSQSKTSSDRPSHRSKKAKDSKPKVKKLKYHQYIPPDQKADKEQPPAMDSSYAKLLHQQQLFLQLQILNQQQQHYNYHTILPAPPKPLTEQPPTTTSGPSPSRSAPTTTTPATFNQSGSARQSQTAVGGAKPVSLPANLDEFKVAELKQELKLRGLTVSGTKNDLIERLRNYQEQNGSNAAALKNGTSQPSHQVTTSAAGTVTSSPAITTTPEHQPDGGFRLSLSSLAQVVPGRVMRFGSTSSSPPVSPSPSERSLAGMSPDETSCNGDMFGEMVSSPLTQLTLHPSPQHPSNVAPLSQSLSNVKEEIQSSCSLSRPSPSSSQPPEPQPGVAMDTMDKDQMLQEKDKQIEELTRMLRQKQRLVETLRSQLEQGKMSGAIVIAGGDKSKTPRDVKLQTLIKASAIQPPVFPNGIVVKVKKEVEPEERMEGVTEEEQAKKPEQPMQCSQETLVRLQQIHRLQVQQAEQQKQTLQQSPTQKVAEAKTSPQKLQQQKKEAQILLHQQQQLQQLIIQQTQQKQLQAQQKLVQQKLAQQKLSQQKLQLLKQTQGQVQQKNQVQLKQVQVQIQKSPGNPVQQRKQLKAQHRRQQTAAVTTQQVTPVVINQQNGTQIHTQAISLDLLKANGAPTLVTDSNGNHYLIALTSNTPDGQNGVSSLAKTNGRITLQRLQSTPSKLPSTESKSKEQPEAEPVSQANKKKAGLHLDTNGSPQPSLSATAPPNLQPFFDDVSDSESQSSLLSSLKREEVCPPYDRHTLFTPPSPKPNTSLPAQRSKQENGVNSQQMDDLFDILLKSGEISGFKSNPDPSLTPLSDPPSPASPPSPLHLSPPTPTQPLLSPQPSVGEPCTGSARLEDFLESTTGAPLLGVEPDGGLTLIDDLHSQMLSTHSILDHAPSPMDTSDLGFSPHSTGLDFGDPTLDSMDWLDISMVGSSGVGSGGSGGGRGGRGGEVAGDGDGGTSLTPLAPHTPPSVFSADFLDSTDLQLHWESCL, encoded by the exons caCTGAAGAGCCCGGCAGCCTTTCACGAACAGCGGAGGAGTCTGGAGCGAGCAAGG ACCGAGGACTATCTGAAGAGGAAGATCAGGAGTCGACCTGAGCGCTCTGAACTGGTCAGGATGCACATTTTGGAGG AGACGTCTGCAGAGCCGTCCCTGCAGGCCAAGCAGCTGCAGCTGAAGCGGGCACGACTGGCCGACGACCTCAACGACAAAATCTCCCACAGACCAGGTCCCATTGAACTGGTTCACAAGAACATCCTGTCGGTTACCTGCACTGTGCACTCACCACTGG CTGAAGGAGAGAGCTCGTCTTTAGATGAAGACAGCAGCGACGCACTTTCCCCGGACCAGCTAACCAATCACGACTCACCTGTGAGCGCCGTCCCTCAGTTGTCTCCACCTGACACGGTCACCCAGAACGGGGACATTCCCCTCACACAG TTCCTGACTCAGCGGCCCCCTccgcctcctccgcctcctccacccCAGGTGAATGGGTCAGACTCCTCTCCGTTCACAAAATTAACAAACGGGACAACAGTGCCAGTGACCATAACAAACTCCCGCCCTTCTACCGGACAGGTCAAG TCTCAGTCTAAGACGAGTTCAGACCGTCCTTCACACAGATCCAAGAAAGCAAAGGACAGCAAGCCCAAG GTGAAGAAGCTGAAGTACCACCAGTACATCCCTCCGGATCAGAAAGCAGACAAAGAGCAGCCGCCTGCGATGGACTCATCTTACGCTAAGCttcttcatcagcagcagctcttccTGCAGCTGCAGATCCTCAACCAGCAACAGCAGCACTACAACTACCACACCATCCTGCCTGCCCCTCCCAA gcCACTGACGGAGCAGCCTCCCACGACCACTTCCGGCCCTTCCCCCTCCCGCAGCGCTCCCACGACTACCACCCCCGCCACCTTCAATCAGAGCGGGAGTGCCCGTCAGAGCCAAACTGCAGTGGGCGGAGCTAAACCAGTCAGTCTGCCTGCCAACCTGGATGAGTTCAAG GTCGCTGAGCTGAAACAGGAATTGAAACTGCGTGGTCTGACCGTCTCAGGCACCAAGAACGATCTCATTGAGCGGCTTCGCAACTACCAGGAGCAAAACGGCAGCAACGCGGCAGCTTTGAAAAATGGCACATCACAGCCCAGCCATCAGGTCACGACCTCGGCTGCTGGCACTGTCACTTCCTCTCCCGCCATAACAACCACACCTGAGCACCAACCAGATGGAGGGTTTAGGTTATCTCTATCATCCCTGGCTCAGGTGGTTCCAGGGCGGGTCATGAGGTTTGGCAGCACCAGCTCCAGCCCTCCCGTGTCACCTTCTCCGTCTGAGAGGTCTTTGGCCGGGATGAGTCCTGATGAGACGAGCTGTAACGGGGACATGTTCGGAGAGATG GTGAGCTCTCCCCTTACCCAGCTCACCCTGCACCCGTCTCCCCAGCACCCATCCAACGTCGCTCCGCTCTCCCAGTCTCTCTCCAACGTCAAAGAGGAGATCCAgagctcctgcagcctctcTAGGCCATCCCCCTCCTCAAGTCAGCCTCCAGAGCCTCAGCCTGGAGTTGCCATGGACACCATGGACAAAGACCAGATGCTGCAGGAGAAGGACAAACAGATTGAGGAGCTAACCAGGATGCTGCGTCAGAAGCAGAGGCTGGTGGAGACGCTGCGGTCACAGCTGGAGCAGGGCAAGATGTCGGGTGCAATAGTGATAGCAGGAGGGGACAAGAGCAAAACACCCAGAGATGTTAAACTTCAAACTCTAATAAAAGCCTCTGCCATTCAGCCCCCTGTTTTCCCTAACGGCATTGTGGTGAAGGTGAAGAAGGAGGTGGAGCCTGAAGAGCGGATGGAGGGAGTGACAGAGGAGGAACAGGCGAAGAAACCAGAGCAGCCGATGCAGTGCTCTCAGGAGACCCTCGTCCGGCTGCAGCAGATCCACCGGCTGCAAGTCCAACAGGCCGAACAGCAGAAACAGACGCTGCAGCAGAGTCCCACACAGAAAGTAGCCGAGGCAAAGACAAGCCCTCAAAAGCTGCAACAGCAGAAGAAAGAAGCTCAAATCCTgctccatcagcagcagcaactgCAGCAGCTCATCATCCAGCAGACCcaacagaaacagctgcagGCCCAGCAGAAGTTAGTGCAGCAGAAACTCGCCCAGCAGAAGCTCAGTCAGCAGAAactgcagctgctcaaacagACTCAAGGGCAGGTCCAGCAGAAGAACCAGGTCCAACTGAAGCAGGTTCAGGTGCAGATCCAGAAGTCTCCGGGGAACCcagtgcagcagaggaagcAGCTGAAGGCTCAGCACAGGAGGCAGCAGACTGCAGCAGTCACCACACAACAG gTGACCCCTGTCGTCATCAACCAACAAAATGGCACTCAGATCCACACTCAGGCCATTTCATTAGATCTCCTCAAGGCCAACGGTGCGCCAACACTCGTCACCGACAGCAATGGAAACCACTACCTGATCGCCCTCACCAGTAACACCCCAGATGGTCAGAACGGCGTGTCCTCACTGGCCAAAACAAATGGACGCATCACACTGCAG AGATTGCAGTCGACTCCGAGTAAACTGCCCAGCACtgaaagcaaatcaaaagagcaGCCAGAGGCGGAGCCTGTGAGCCAAGCAAACAAAAAG AAGGCGGGGCTTCACCTGGACACCAATGGTTCGCCCCAACCCAGCCTATCAGCCACCGCTCCGCCCAACCTGCAGCCTTTCTTTGACGACGTGTCAGACAGTGAAAGCCAAAGCAGCTTACTGTCATCTCTGAAG agagaggaggtgtgtCCGCCTTATGACCGGCACACACTCTtcacccctccctctcccaAACCCAACACCTCCCTTCCTGCTCAACGCTCCAAA CAGGAGAATGGTGTGAACAGTCAGCAGATGGATGACCTGTTTGACATCTTGCTGAAGAGTGGag AAATCTCCGGCTTCAAGTCCAACCCTGACCCCTCCCTCACCCCACTCTCTGACCCGCCTTCACCTGCTTCTCCCCCATcccccctccatctctcccctcccacccccacacagcccctcctctcccctcagcCCTCTGTAGGCGAGCCCTGCACAGGCAgtgcccgcctggaggacttcCTGGAGAGCACCACTGGCGCCCCGCTGCTGGGGGTGGAGCCTGACGGCGGCCTGACGCTGATCGACGACCTCCACAGCCAGATGCTGAGCACGCACAGCATCCTGGACCACGCCCCTTCCCCCATGGACACTTCCGACCTGGGCTTCTCCCCTCACTCTACGGGGCTGGACTTCGGTGACCCCACCTTGGACAGCATGGACTGGCTTGATATCTCCATGGTGGGAAGCAGCGGTGTAGGGAGCGGGGGCAgcggaggggggagaggaggaagaggaggggaggtcGCTGGTGACGGAGATGGAGGGACGAGCCTGACCCCGCTGGCGCCACACACTCCACCCAGCGTCTTCTCGGCCGACTTTCTGGACAGCACGGACCTGCAGCTACACTGGGAGTCATGTCTGTAG
- the mrtfab gene encoding myocardin related transcription factor Ab isoform X2, whose translation MIFSPSGLSVTMATLHPQQGQELSPGSMEVAGAPGLIPSPQSEAVAHELQELSLQPPPNELPLQERKNVLQLKLLQRRTREELVSQGIMPPLKSPAAFHEQRRSLERARTEDYLKRKIRSRPERSELVRMHILEETSAEPSLQAKQLQLKRARLADDLNDKISHRPGPIELVHKNILSVTCTVHSPLAEGESSSLDEDSSDALSPDQLTNHDSPVSAVPQLSPPDTVTQNGDIPLTQFLTQRPPPPPPPPPPQVNGSDSSPFTKLTNGTTVPVTITNSRPSTGQVKSQSKTSSDRPSHRSKKAKDSKPKVKKLKYHQYIPPDQKADKEQPPAMDSSYAKLLHQQQLFLQLQILNQQQQHYNYHTILPAPPKPLTEQPPTTTSGPSPSRSAPTTTTPATFNQSGSARQSQTAVGGAKPVSLPANLDEFKVAELKQELKLRGLTVSGTKNDLIERLRNYQEQNGSNAAALKNGTSQPSHQVTTSAAGTVTSSPAITTTPEHQPDGGFRLSLSSLAQVVPGRVMRFGSTSSSPPVSPSPSERSLAGMSPDETSCNGDMFGEMVSSPLTQLTLHPSPQHPSNVAPLSQSLSNVKEEIQSSCSLSRPSPSSSQPPEPQPGVAMDTMDKDQMLQEKDKQIEELTRMLRQKQRLVETLRSQLEQGKMSGAIVIAGGDKSKTPRDVKLQTLIKASAIQPPVFPNGIVVKVKKEVEPEERMEGVTEEEQAKKPEQPMQCSQETLVRLQQIHRLQVQQAEQQKQTLQQSPTQKVAEAKTSPQKLQQQKKEAQILLHQQQQLQQLIIQQTQQKQLQAQQKLVQQKLAQQKLSQQKLQLLKQTQGQVQQKNQVQLKQVQVQIQKSPGNPVQQRKQLKAQHRRQQTAAVTTQQVTPVVINQQNGTQIHTQAISLDLLKANGAPTLVTDSNGNHYLIALTSNTPDGQNGVSSLAKTNGRITLQRLQSTPSKLPSTESKSKEQPEAEPVSQANKKGQKAGLHLDTNGSPQPSLSATAPPNLQPFFDDVSDSESQSSLLSSLKREEVCPPYDRHTLFTPPSPKPNTSLPAQRSKENGVNSQQMDDLFDILLKSGEISGFKSNPDPSLTPLSDPPSPASPPSPLHLSPPTPTQPLLSPQPSVGEPCTGSARLEDFLESTTGAPLLGVEPDGGLTLIDDLHSQMLSTHSILDHAPSPMDTSDLGFSPHSTGLDFGDPTLDSMDWLDISMVGSSGVGSGGSGGGRGGRGGEVAGDGDGGTSLTPLAPHTPPSVFSADFLDSTDLQLHWESCL comes from the exons caCTGAAGAGCCCGGCAGCCTTTCACGAACAGCGGAGGAGTCTGGAGCGAGCAAGG ACCGAGGACTATCTGAAGAGGAAGATCAGGAGTCGACCTGAGCGCTCTGAACTGGTCAGGATGCACATTTTGGAGG AGACGTCTGCAGAGCCGTCCCTGCAGGCCAAGCAGCTGCAGCTGAAGCGGGCACGACTGGCCGACGACCTCAACGACAAAATCTCCCACAGACCAGGTCCCATTGAACTGGTTCACAAGAACATCCTGTCGGTTACCTGCACTGTGCACTCACCACTGG CTGAAGGAGAGAGCTCGTCTTTAGATGAAGACAGCAGCGACGCACTTTCCCCGGACCAGCTAACCAATCACGACTCACCTGTGAGCGCCGTCCCTCAGTTGTCTCCACCTGACACGGTCACCCAGAACGGGGACATTCCCCTCACACAG TTCCTGACTCAGCGGCCCCCTccgcctcctccgcctcctccacccCAGGTGAATGGGTCAGACTCCTCTCCGTTCACAAAATTAACAAACGGGACAACAGTGCCAGTGACCATAACAAACTCCCGCCCTTCTACCGGACAGGTCAAG TCTCAGTCTAAGACGAGTTCAGACCGTCCTTCACACAGATCCAAGAAAGCAAAGGACAGCAAGCCCAAG GTGAAGAAGCTGAAGTACCACCAGTACATCCCTCCGGATCAGAAAGCAGACAAAGAGCAGCCGCCTGCGATGGACTCATCTTACGCTAAGCttcttcatcagcagcagctcttccTGCAGCTGCAGATCCTCAACCAGCAACAGCAGCACTACAACTACCACACCATCCTGCCTGCCCCTCCCAA gcCACTGACGGAGCAGCCTCCCACGACCACTTCCGGCCCTTCCCCCTCCCGCAGCGCTCCCACGACTACCACCCCCGCCACCTTCAATCAGAGCGGGAGTGCCCGTCAGAGCCAAACTGCAGTGGGCGGAGCTAAACCAGTCAGTCTGCCTGCCAACCTGGATGAGTTCAAG GTCGCTGAGCTGAAACAGGAATTGAAACTGCGTGGTCTGACCGTCTCAGGCACCAAGAACGATCTCATTGAGCGGCTTCGCAACTACCAGGAGCAAAACGGCAGCAACGCGGCAGCTTTGAAAAATGGCACATCACAGCCCAGCCATCAGGTCACGACCTCGGCTGCTGGCACTGTCACTTCCTCTCCCGCCATAACAACCACACCTGAGCACCAACCAGATGGAGGGTTTAGGTTATCTCTATCATCCCTGGCTCAGGTGGTTCCAGGGCGGGTCATGAGGTTTGGCAGCACCAGCTCCAGCCCTCCCGTGTCACCTTCTCCGTCTGAGAGGTCTTTGGCCGGGATGAGTCCTGATGAGACGAGCTGTAACGGGGACATGTTCGGAGAGATG GTGAGCTCTCCCCTTACCCAGCTCACCCTGCACCCGTCTCCCCAGCACCCATCCAACGTCGCTCCGCTCTCCCAGTCTCTCTCCAACGTCAAAGAGGAGATCCAgagctcctgcagcctctcTAGGCCATCCCCCTCCTCAAGTCAGCCTCCAGAGCCTCAGCCTGGAGTTGCCATGGACACCATGGACAAAGACCAGATGCTGCAGGAGAAGGACAAACAGATTGAGGAGCTAACCAGGATGCTGCGTCAGAAGCAGAGGCTGGTGGAGACGCTGCGGTCACAGCTGGAGCAGGGCAAGATGTCGGGTGCAATAGTGATAGCAGGAGGGGACAAGAGCAAAACACCCAGAGATGTTAAACTTCAAACTCTAATAAAAGCCTCTGCCATTCAGCCCCCTGTTTTCCCTAACGGCATTGTGGTGAAGGTGAAGAAGGAGGTGGAGCCTGAAGAGCGGATGGAGGGAGTGACAGAGGAGGAACAGGCGAAGAAACCAGAGCAGCCGATGCAGTGCTCTCAGGAGACCCTCGTCCGGCTGCAGCAGATCCACCGGCTGCAAGTCCAACAGGCCGAACAGCAGAAACAGACGCTGCAGCAGAGTCCCACACAGAAAGTAGCCGAGGCAAAGACAAGCCCTCAAAAGCTGCAACAGCAGAAGAAAGAAGCTCAAATCCTgctccatcagcagcagcaactgCAGCAGCTCATCATCCAGCAGACCcaacagaaacagctgcagGCCCAGCAGAAGTTAGTGCAGCAGAAACTCGCCCAGCAGAAGCTCAGTCAGCAGAAactgcagctgctcaaacagACTCAAGGGCAGGTCCAGCAGAAGAACCAGGTCCAACTGAAGCAGGTTCAGGTGCAGATCCAGAAGTCTCCGGGGAACCcagtgcagcagaggaagcAGCTGAAGGCTCAGCACAGGAGGCAGCAGACTGCAGCAGTCACCACACAACAG gTGACCCCTGTCGTCATCAACCAACAAAATGGCACTCAGATCCACACTCAGGCCATTTCATTAGATCTCCTCAAGGCCAACGGTGCGCCAACACTCGTCACCGACAGCAATGGAAACCACTACCTGATCGCCCTCACCAGTAACACCCCAGATGGTCAGAACGGCGTGTCCTCACTGGCCAAAACAAATGGACGCATCACACTGCAG AGATTGCAGTCGACTCCGAGTAAACTGCCCAGCACtgaaagcaaatcaaaagagcaGCCAGAGGCGGAGCCTGTGAGCCAAGCAAACAAAAAG GGACAGAAGGCGGGGCTTCACCTGGACACCAATGGTTCGCCCCAACCCAGCCTATCAGCCACCGCTCCGCCCAACCTGCAGCCTTTCTTTGACGACGTGTCAGACAGTGAAAGCCAAAGCAGCTTACTGTCATCTCTGAAG agagaggaggtgtgtCCGCCTTATGACCGGCACACACTCTtcacccctccctctcccaAACCCAACACCTCCCTTCCTGCTCAACGCTCCAAA GAGAATGGTGTGAACAGTCAGCAGATGGATGACCTGTTTGACATCTTGCTGAAGAGTGGag AAATCTCCGGCTTCAAGTCCAACCCTGACCCCTCCCTCACCCCACTCTCTGACCCGCCTTCACCTGCTTCTCCCCCATcccccctccatctctcccctcccacccccacacagcccctcctctcccctcagcCCTCTGTAGGCGAGCCCTGCACAGGCAgtgcccgcctggaggacttcCTGGAGAGCACCACTGGCGCCCCGCTGCTGGGGGTGGAGCCTGACGGCGGCCTGACGCTGATCGACGACCTCCACAGCCAGATGCTGAGCACGCACAGCATCCTGGACCACGCCCCTTCCCCCATGGACACTTCCGACCTGGGCTTCTCCCCTCACTCTACGGGGCTGGACTTCGGTGACCCCACCTTGGACAGCATGGACTGGCTTGATATCTCCATGGTGGGAAGCAGCGGTGTAGGGAGCGGGGGCAgcggaggggggagaggaggaagaggaggggaggtcGCTGGTGACGGAGATGGAGGGACGAGCCTGACCCCGCTGGCGCCACACACTCCACCCAGCGTCTTCTCGGCCGACTTTCTGGACAGCACGGACCTGCAGCTACACTGGGAGTCATGTCTGTAG
- the mrtfab gene encoding myocardin related transcription factor Ab isoform X1, whose protein sequence is MIFSPSGLSVTMATLHPQQGQELSPGSMEVAGAPGLIPSPQSEAVAHELQELSLQPPPNELPLQERKNVLQLKLLQRRTREELVSQGIMPPLKSPAAFHEQRRSLERARTEDYLKRKIRSRPERSELVRMHILEETSAEPSLQAKQLQLKRARLADDLNDKISHRPGPIELVHKNILSVTCTVHSPLAEGESSSLDEDSSDALSPDQLTNHDSPVSAVPQLSPPDTVTQNGDIPLTQFLTQRPPPPPPPPPPQVNGSDSSPFTKLTNGTTVPVTITNSRPSTGQVKSQSKTSSDRPSHRSKKAKDSKPKVKKLKYHQYIPPDQKADKEQPPAMDSSYAKLLHQQQLFLQLQILNQQQQHYNYHTILPAPPKPLTEQPPTTTSGPSPSRSAPTTTTPATFNQSGSARQSQTAVGGAKPVSLPANLDEFKVAELKQELKLRGLTVSGTKNDLIERLRNYQEQNGSNAAALKNGTSQPSHQVTTSAAGTVTSSPAITTTPEHQPDGGFRLSLSSLAQVVPGRVMRFGSTSSSPPVSPSPSERSLAGMSPDETSCNGDMFGEMVSSPLTQLTLHPSPQHPSNVAPLSQSLSNVKEEIQSSCSLSRPSPSSSQPPEPQPGVAMDTMDKDQMLQEKDKQIEELTRMLRQKQRLVETLRSQLEQGKMSGAIVIAGGDKSKTPRDVKLQTLIKASAIQPPVFPNGIVVKVKKEVEPEERMEGVTEEEQAKKPEQPMQCSQETLVRLQQIHRLQVQQAEQQKQTLQQSPTQKVAEAKTSPQKLQQQKKEAQILLHQQQQLQQLIIQQTQQKQLQAQQKLVQQKLAQQKLSQQKLQLLKQTQGQVQQKNQVQLKQVQVQIQKSPGNPVQQRKQLKAQHRRQQTAAVTTQQVTPVVINQQNGTQIHTQAISLDLLKANGAPTLVTDSNGNHYLIALTSNTPDGQNGVSSLAKTNGRITLQRLQSTPSKLPSTESKSKEQPEAEPVSQANKKGQKAGLHLDTNGSPQPSLSATAPPNLQPFFDDVSDSESQSSLLSSLKREEVCPPYDRHTLFTPPSPKPNTSLPAQRSKQENGVNSQQMDDLFDILLKSGEISGFKSNPDPSLTPLSDPPSPASPPSPLHLSPPTPTQPLLSPQPSVGEPCTGSARLEDFLESTTGAPLLGVEPDGGLTLIDDLHSQMLSTHSILDHAPSPMDTSDLGFSPHSTGLDFGDPTLDSMDWLDISMVGSSGVGSGGSGGGRGGRGGEVAGDGDGGTSLTPLAPHTPPSVFSADFLDSTDLQLHWESCL, encoded by the exons caCTGAAGAGCCCGGCAGCCTTTCACGAACAGCGGAGGAGTCTGGAGCGAGCAAGG ACCGAGGACTATCTGAAGAGGAAGATCAGGAGTCGACCTGAGCGCTCTGAACTGGTCAGGATGCACATTTTGGAGG AGACGTCTGCAGAGCCGTCCCTGCAGGCCAAGCAGCTGCAGCTGAAGCGGGCACGACTGGCCGACGACCTCAACGACAAAATCTCCCACAGACCAGGTCCCATTGAACTGGTTCACAAGAACATCCTGTCGGTTACCTGCACTGTGCACTCACCACTGG CTGAAGGAGAGAGCTCGTCTTTAGATGAAGACAGCAGCGACGCACTTTCCCCGGACCAGCTAACCAATCACGACTCACCTGTGAGCGCCGTCCCTCAGTTGTCTCCACCTGACACGGTCACCCAGAACGGGGACATTCCCCTCACACAG TTCCTGACTCAGCGGCCCCCTccgcctcctccgcctcctccacccCAGGTGAATGGGTCAGACTCCTCTCCGTTCACAAAATTAACAAACGGGACAACAGTGCCAGTGACCATAACAAACTCCCGCCCTTCTACCGGACAGGTCAAG TCTCAGTCTAAGACGAGTTCAGACCGTCCTTCACACAGATCCAAGAAAGCAAAGGACAGCAAGCCCAAG GTGAAGAAGCTGAAGTACCACCAGTACATCCCTCCGGATCAGAAAGCAGACAAAGAGCAGCCGCCTGCGATGGACTCATCTTACGCTAAGCttcttcatcagcagcagctcttccTGCAGCTGCAGATCCTCAACCAGCAACAGCAGCACTACAACTACCACACCATCCTGCCTGCCCCTCCCAA gcCACTGACGGAGCAGCCTCCCACGACCACTTCCGGCCCTTCCCCCTCCCGCAGCGCTCCCACGACTACCACCCCCGCCACCTTCAATCAGAGCGGGAGTGCCCGTCAGAGCCAAACTGCAGTGGGCGGAGCTAAACCAGTCAGTCTGCCTGCCAACCTGGATGAGTTCAAG GTCGCTGAGCTGAAACAGGAATTGAAACTGCGTGGTCTGACCGTCTCAGGCACCAAGAACGATCTCATTGAGCGGCTTCGCAACTACCAGGAGCAAAACGGCAGCAACGCGGCAGCTTTGAAAAATGGCACATCACAGCCCAGCCATCAGGTCACGACCTCGGCTGCTGGCACTGTCACTTCCTCTCCCGCCATAACAACCACACCTGAGCACCAACCAGATGGAGGGTTTAGGTTATCTCTATCATCCCTGGCTCAGGTGGTTCCAGGGCGGGTCATGAGGTTTGGCAGCACCAGCTCCAGCCCTCCCGTGTCACCTTCTCCGTCTGAGAGGTCTTTGGCCGGGATGAGTCCTGATGAGACGAGCTGTAACGGGGACATGTTCGGAGAGATG GTGAGCTCTCCCCTTACCCAGCTCACCCTGCACCCGTCTCCCCAGCACCCATCCAACGTCGCTCCGCTCTCCCAGTCTCTCTCCAACGTCAAAGAGGAGATCCAgagctcctgcagcctctcTAGGCCATCCCCCTCCTCAAGTCAGCCTCCAGAGCCTCAGCCTGGAGTTGCCATGGACACCATGGACAAAGACCAGATGCTGCAGGAGAAGGACAAACAGATTGAGGAGCTAACCAGGATGCTGCGTCAGAAGCAGAGGCTGGTGGAGACGCTGCGGTCACAGCTGGAGCAGGGCAAGATGTCGGGTGCAATAGTGATAGCAGGAGGGGACAAGAGCAAAACACCCAGAGATGTTAAACTTCAAACTCTAATAAAAGCCTCTGCCATTCAGCCCCCTGTTTTCCCTAACGGCATTGTGGTGAAGGTGAAGAAGGAGGTGGAGCCTGAAGAGCGGATGGAGGGAGTGACAGAGGAGGAACAGGCGAAGAAACCAGAGCAGCCGATGCAGTGCTCTCAGGAGACCCTCGTCCGGCTGCAGCAGATCCACCGGCTGCAAGTCCAACAGGCCGAACAGCAGAAACAGACGCTGCAGCAGAGTCCCACACAGAAAGTAGCCGAGGCAAAGACAAGCCCTCAAAAGCTGCAACAGCAGAAGAAAGAAGCTCAAATCCTgctccatcagcagcagcaactgCAGCAGCTCATCATCCAGCAGACCcaacagaaacagctgcagGCCCAGCAGAAGTTAGTGCAGCAGAAACTCGCCCAGCAGAAGCTCAGTCAGCAGAAactgcagctgctcaaacagACTCAAGGGCAGGTCCAGCAGAAGAACCAGGTCCAACTGAAGCAGGTTCAGGTGCAGATCCAGAAGTCTCCGGGGAACCcagtgcagcagaggaagcAGCTGAAGGCTCAGCACAGGAGGCAGCAGACTGCAGCAGTCACCACACAACAG gTGACCCCTGTCGTCATCAACCAACAAAATGGCACTCAGATCCACACTCAGGCCATTTCATTAGATCTCCTCAAGGCCAACGGTGCGCCAACACTCGTCACCGACAGCAATGGAAACCACTACCTGATCGCCCTCACCAGTAACACCCCAGATGGTCAGAACGGCGTGTCCTCACTGGCCAAAACAAATGGACGCATCACACTGCAG AGATTGCAGTCGACTCCGAGTAAACTGCCCAGCACtgaaagcaaatcaaaagagcaGCCAGAGGCGGAGCCTGTGAGCCAAGCAAACAAAAAG GGACAGAAGGCGGGGCTTCACCTGGACACCAATGGTTCGCCCCAACCCAGCCTATCAGCCACCGCTCCGCCCAACCTGCAGCCTTTCTTTGACGACGTGTCAGACAGTGAAAGCCAAAGCAGCTTACTGTCATCTCTGAAG agagaggaggtgtgtCCGCCTTATGACCGGCACACACTCTtcacccctccctctcccaAACCCAACACCTCCCTTCCTGCTCAACGCTCCAAA CAGGAGAATGGTGTGAACAGTCAGCAGATGGATGACCTGTTTGACATCTTGCTGAAGAGTGGag AAATCTCCGGCTTCAAGTCCAACCCTGACCCCTCCCTCACCCCACTCTCTGACCCGCCTTCACCTGCTTCTCCCCCATcccccctccatctctcccctcccacccccacacagcccctcctctcccctcagcCCTCTGTAGGCGAGCCCTGCACAGGCAgtgcccgcctggaggacttcCTGGAGAGCACCACTGGCGCCCCGCTGCTGGGGGTGGAGCCTGACGGCGGCCTGACGCTGATCGACGACCTCCACAGCCAGATGCTGAGCACGCACAGCATCCTGGACCACGCCCCTTCCCCCATGGACACTTCCGACCTGGGCTTCTCCCCTCACTCTACGGGGCTGGACTTCGGTGACCCCACCTTGGACAGCATGGACTGGCTTGATATCTCCATGGTGGGAAGCAGCGGTGTAGGGAGCGGGGGCAgcggaggggggagaggaggaagaggaggggaggtcGCTGGTGACGGAGATGGAGGGACGAGCCTGACCCCGCTGGCGCCACACACTCCACCCAGCGTCTTCTCGGCCGACTTTCTGGACAGCACGGACCTGCAGCTACACTGGGAGTCATGTCTGTAG